The Sorangiineae bacterium MSr11367 genome window below encodes:
- a CDS encoding MerR family transcriptional regulator: protein MRTKPLQLKVGELAARGGVSVRALHHYDEIGLLRPAYTSSGHRIYDDASVERLLQIKALRQLGFSLEDIAQTLHDRDFSLRKALTLRLERLREEMVSRRILLHRLETLVRHIDADETLSTESIFETMEAMMNVESYFTPEQLEELRQRREALGEEGLKKAQEDWRLLIEEVRDEAAKGTDPASPRAQELGARWAGMVQAFTGGNPGIAAAVRKMWFTESHDKPRMNGVEVDAVREAGDYMAKVNAAKKGP from the coding sequence GTGAGGACCAAACCGTTGCAACTCAAAGTGGGGGAGCTGGCCGCGCGCGGGGGCGTCTCCGTGCGTGCGCTGCACCATTACGACGAGATCGGGCTGCTCCGCCCGGCCTACACGTCGTCGGGGCATCGCATTTACGACGACGCCAGCGTCGAGCGCCTCTTGCAGATCAAAGCCTTGCGCCAGCTCGGCTTTTCGCTCGAGGACATTGCCCAGACCCTCCACGACCGAGATTTCTCGCTTCGCAAGGCCCTCACCCTTCGCCTCGAGCGACTGCGCGAGGAGATGGTCTCGCGCCGCATTCTATTGCACCGGCTCGAAACCCTCGTTCGGCACATCGACGCCGACGAGACCTTATCCACCGAGAGCATTTTCGAAACCATGGAGGCCATGATGAACGTCGAGTCGTATTTCACGCCCGAACAACTCGAAGAACTGCGCCAGCGCCGCGAGGCCTTGGGCGAGGAGGGACTCAAGAAGGCCCAGGAGGATTGGCGTCTACTCATCGAGGAGGTGCGCGACGAAGCCGCCAAAGGCACCGATCCCGCCTCGCCACGGGCCCAGGAGCTCGGCGCGCGGTGGGCAGGGATGGTGCAGGCGTTTACCGGCGGCAACCCGGGGATCGCGGCCGCCGTTCGCAAAATGTGGTTCACCGAATCCCACGACAAGCCGCGGATGAATGGCGTCGAGGTGGACGCCGTGCGCGAGGCGGGCGACTACATGGCCAAGGTGAATGCGGCGAAGAAGGGGCCGTGA